CAAGCTGAGCGAGGCGCTGGAGCTGGGCAAGGCGGCGCTGGATGCGCCAGGGCCCGAGGGGTATGGGGCACAGTTGGCGCGGATGCGGCTGGATGACCCTCAGGGTTTGAAGGAGGAGCTATATCAGCGCTTGCTGCTGGCGGCGCTTCAGGCGACGCGATAATACCGGGCAGTCCTGGCCCCCTGTAGGAGCGGCCTCGTGTCGCGAAAGGGGCGCGTAGCGGCCCAGGATTTCAGCGTTCATGCAACGATCGCCGGGGCCGCTTTGCGGCCCTTTCGCGACACAAGGCCGCTCCTACAGGGTACGAGCAAGGCTTTACTCGATGAAAGTGACCACGCCGCCTTCCAGCGACTTGACCCGGGCCAGCGATTCGACGCGGTAACCCTGGCTGTCCAGCTCGGCACGGCCGCCCTGGAACGACTTCTCGATGACGATGCCCAGGCCCGCCACGGTGGCGCCGGCCTGCTTGATGATCGAGATCAGCGCCTGCGACGCCTTGCCGTTGGCCAGGAAGTCGTCGATCACCAGCACGCGGTCGCTGCTGTTGAGGTGGCGCGGCGAGATCGCCACGGTGTTCTCGGTCTGCTTGGTGAAGGAGTACACCGAGGCAGTCAGCAGGTTCTCGGTCAGGGTCAGCGACTGGTGCTTGCGGGCGAAGATCACCGGCACGCCCAACTTCAGGCCAGTCATCACCGCCGGGGCGATACCCGAGGCTTCGATGGTGACGATCTTGGTCACGCCCGAATCGGCGAACAGGCGAGCGAATTCGTCACCGATCAGCTGCATCAGGGCAGGGTCGATCTGGTGGTTTAGAAACGCATCGACTTTGAGTACCTGGTCGGAAAGCACGATGCCTTCTTCGCGAATCTTCTGCTGCAGTGCTTCCACTGTTTATTCCTCGATGTAGCAAAGGTGGCCGCTAGAAGCGGCAAAGTTAAAGAGTAATGGTTGATCAGCGTTTGAGCATTGCCCGGATATCGGCCAGCGCGTTGTTGCCGCGCGCGGCTTTGACTTCCACGGGCGCATCGTCCAGGCCTTCCCAGGCCAGGTCGTCCGGCGGCAGTTCGTCGAGGAACCGGCTCGGCGTGCAGTCGATGATTTCACCGTACTGCTTGCGCTTGGCGGCGAAGGTGAAGGCCAGGGTCTGGCGCGCGCGGGTGATGCCCACGTAGGCCAGGCGGCGTTCTTCCTCGATGGTGTCGGCCTCGATGCTCGAGCGGTGGGGGAGAATTTCCTCCTCCATGCCCATGATGAACACGTAGGGGAATTCCAGGCCCTTGGAGGCGTGCAGGGTCATCATCTGCACACCCTCGGCGTTCTCTTCCTCTTCCTGCTGGCGCTCGAGCATGTCGCGCAGCACCAGCTTGCCGATGGCGTCCTCGATGGTCATGTCACCCTCTTCGTCCTTCTCGAGGGTGTTCTTCAGCGCTTCGACCAGGAACCAGACGTTGCTGATGCGAAACTCCGCGGCCTTGTCGCTGGCGGTCTGCTGGCGGATCCAGTTTTCGTAGTCGATATCGCGGATCATCTCGTGCAGCGCGGCGATCGGGTCGTCCAGGGCAACCTTGTGGCGGACCCCGTCGAGCCAGTGCTTGAAACGCTGCAGGCGCTCGGTGTACCGCGCGTCCAGGTGCTCACCCAGGCCCAGCTCCTCGCTGGCGGCGTACATCGAGACACCGCGCTCGGTGGCGTAGTTGCCGAGCTTTTCCAGGGTGGTCGAGCCGATTTCGCGGCGCGGCACGTTGATGACGCGCAGGTAGGCGTTGTCGTCGTCCGGGTTCACCAGCAGGCGCAGGTAGGCCATCAGGTCCTTGACCTCCTGGCGGCCGAAGAAGCTGTTGCCGCCGGACAGGCGGTACGGTACCTGGTGGTGCTGCAGCTTCAGCTCGATCAGCTTGGCCTGGTAGTTGCCCCGGTAGAGGATGGCGAAGTCGCTGTACGGCCGGTTGGTGCGCAGGTGCAGGGTGAGGATTTCCATGGCCACGCGTTCGGCCTCGGCTTCCTCGTTCTTGCAGCGGATCACGCGGATCTCGTCGCCCACGCCCATTTCGCTCCACAACTGCTTCTCGAAGTCGTGCGGGTTGTTGGCGATCAGCACGTTGGCGCAGCGCAGGATGCGGCTGGTGGAGCGGTAGTTCTGCTCGAGCATCACCACTTTCAGGGAGGGGTAGTCCTCCTTGAGCAGCATCAGGTTTTCCGGACGCGCGCCACGCCAGGCGTAGATCGACTGGTCATCGTCGCCGACCACGGTGAACTGGTTGCGCATGCCGATCAGCATCTTCACCAGCAGGTACTGGCTGGCGTTGGTGTCCTGGTATTCGTCCACCAGCAGGTAGCGCACGCGGTTCTGCCAGCGCTCGAGCACCTCGGGGTGCTCCTGGAACAGCTTGACCGGTTGCAGGATCAGGTCGTCGAAGTCCACCGCGTTGAACGCCTTGAGCGTGCGCTGGTAGTGGGTGTAGACGATGGCCGCGGTTTGTTCGCGCGGGTTGCGCGCCTTTTCCAGGGCTTCAGGAGGCAGGATCAGGTCGTTCTTCCAGGCACCGATCATGTTCTTGATCTCGTCGATGCCGTCGTCGCCGGAGTATTCCTTCTGCATGATGTCCGACAGCAACGCCTTGATGTCGGACTCGTCGAAGATCGAGAACCCCGGCTTGTAGCCCAGGCGCTCGTGCTCCTTGCGGATGATGTTCAGGCCCAGGTTGTGGAAGGTGCACACGGTCAGGCCCCGGCCTTCCCCCGGGCGCAGCAGGGTGCCGACCCGCTCCTTCATCTCGCGCGCGGCCTTGTTGGTGAAGGTCATGGCGACGATGTACTGGGCGCGGATGCCGCAGTTTTGGATAAGGTGGGCAATCTTGCGCGTGATCACGCTGGTCTTGCCGGAGCCTGCACCGGCGAGCACCAAAAGAGGGCCGCCGACGTAGTCACGGGCTTCCTGTTGCCGGGGATTGAGTCGGGACATGCTAGAAACCGGGGGTCGCCAGAAAATAGCCGCGCATTCTAGCAGGCATGGGGCCTTTAATGCGCGACCGTCTGACAGTGTGATGCAGGGCGCGAATCGGATTTGCCGCTTCTGCTACTTTCGCGCAGGATGCACGTCAAATTGCGTCGGGATGGCGACCACGGACGGGCAATGATTAAAAGTGAAAATCATTTTCACTTATTCGGGTAGGATGGCCCGCGCTCGTCGTTTCACCGCCCTCGTCTAAGGAGCCCGCTTGTCCACGCCTGTCGAACCCCTGCGTTTGCTGCTGTTGGCCGATGAGCCGGAATGGGCCGGGCACCTGCGCGAGTGCCTGCAGCCGCTGGGCGGTAGCGTCGTGCTGCTGACCGCGCCGAACTGGGCGGCGGTGGACAGCCTGTTCGCCCATGACCGCCAGGCGGTGGTGCTGGCCACGCCGGCCCTGCAGCCGGCCCCGGGGCGCTGCGAGCTGCCGACCATCCTGCTGCTGGAGCAGGAGCCGGCCAGCGCACCGGTGGGCGTGAGCGACTGGCTGGTGCTGGCGCAACTGAGCACCGACACCCTGCGTCGTTCCTTGCGCCATGTCCGCGAACGGGGCGTGCTGGTCGCCACCTTGCAGCGCCTGGCCGAGCAGGACCCGTTGACCGGCATCGCCAACCGCCAGGGCTTCCAGGCACTGCTCACGGCGCGCCTGGCCGAGAACGATGGCCGTGGCCTGGCGCTGGGTCATCTGGACCTCGACAATTTCCGCCACGTCAACGACGCGCTCGGCCACCAGGGTGGCGACCGGCTGATCCTGCAGGTGGTTGCCCGCCTGAAGAAGCAGCTGGAGGCCGGCGACCAGCTGGCGCGCCTGGGCAGCGATGAATTCGCCCTGTTGATCGACACACGCCGCGACCCCAGTCGCGCCGAGTGGCTGGCCGAAGGCATCATCGAGGCACTGACCGAGCCCTACTGGATCGACGGCGAGAGCCTGTTGCTCGGCTGCAGCCTGGGCATCGCCCACGCCCGCGCCCAGGCCGGCGCCGACCCCTTGATGTGGCATGCGCACATTGCCATGCGCCAGGCCAAGGGCAGCCAGGGTTGTACCTTCCATGTGTTCAACGAGCGGATCAACCGCAACGCCCGCAGCCTCGCCGACCTGGAGAGCGAGCTGCGCCGCGCCCTGCGCCGTGACGAGCTGGAGCTGCACTACCAGCCACGGTTGAACCTGGTCGATGGGCGCATCGTCGGCCTCGAGGCGCTGGTGCGTTGGAACCATCCCGAGCGCGGCCTGCTGCCGCCTGCCGAGTTCGTGCCGCTGGCCGAGCAGAGCGGGTTGATCGTGCCGCTGGGCTACTGGGTCATCTCCCGCGCGCTGAGCGATATGCAGGCCCTGCGCGAGCATGGCCTGGCGCCATTGCACATGGCGGTGAACCTGAGTTTCCGCCAGTTTCAGGACAGCCAGCTGCTGGCCACCCTGAGCCGGCTGATCGTCGAGCATGGCGTGGATGCGCGTTGGCTGGAGTTCGAGTTGACCGA
The window above is part of the Pseudomonas muyukensis genome. Proteins encoded here:
- a CDS encoding xanthine phosphoribosyltransferase, which translates into the protein MEALQQKIREEGIVLSDQVLKVDAFLNHQIDPALMQLIGDEFARLFADSGVTKIVTIEASGIAPAVMTGLKLGVPVIFARKHQSLTLTENLLTASVYSFTKQTENTVAISPRHLNSSDRVLVIDDFLANGKASQALISIIKQAGATVAGLGIVIEKSFQGGRAELDSQGYRVESLARVKSLEGGVVTFIE
- a CDS encoding putative bifunctional diguanylate cyclase/phosphodiesterase, with amino-acid sequence MSTPVEPLRLLLLADEPEWAGHLRECLQPLGGSVVLLTAPNWAAVDSLFAHDRQAVVLATPALQPAPGRCELPTILLLEQEPASAPVGVSDWLVLAQLSTDTLRRSLRHVRERGVLVATLQRLAEQDPLTGIANRQGFQALLTARLAENDGRGLALGHLDLDNFRHVNDALGHQGGDRLILQVVARLKKQLEAGDQLARLGSDEFALLIDTRRDPSRAEWLAEGIIEALTEPYWIDGESLLLGCSLGIAHARAQAGADPLMWHAHIAMRQAKGSQGCTFHVFNERINRNARSLADLESELRRALRRDELELHYQPRLNLVDGRIVGLEALVRWNHPERGLLPPAEFVPLAEQSGLIVPLGYWVISRALSDMQALREHGLAPLHMAVNLSFRQFQDSQLLATLSRLIVEHGVDARWLEFELTETAVMRRNELVRQTMDALGRLGVRFSLDDFGTGFSSFVHLNSLPITLLKVDRSFVGGMEQREENAKLVHAMINLAHNLNLEVVAEGVESEAQLALLRAFGCDQVQGFLVSRPLPVAELIEYLLQVPSPAQLQTL
- the rep gene encoding DNA helicase Rep encodes the protein MSRLNPRQQEARDYVGGPLLVLAGAGSGKTSVITRKIAHLIQNCGIRAQYIVAMTFTNKAAREMKERVGTLLRPGEGRGLTVCTFHNLGLNIIRKEHERLGYKPGFSIFDESDIKALLSDIMQKEYSGDDGIDEIKNMIGAWKNDLILPPEALEKARNPREQTAAIVYTHYQRTLKAFNAVDFDDLILQPVKLFQEHPEVLERWQNRVRYLLVDEYQDTNASQYLLVKMLIGMRNQFTVVGDDDQSIYAWRGARPENLMLLKEDYPSLKVVMLEQNYRSTSRILRCANVLIANNPHDFEKQLWSEMGVGDEIRVIRCKNEEAEAERVAMEILTLHLRTNRPYSDFAILYRGNYQAKLIELKLQHHQVPYRLSGGNSFFGRQEVKDLMAYLRLLVNPDDDNAYLRVINVPRREIGSTTLEKLGNYATERGVSMYAASEELGLGEHLDARYTERLQRFKHWLDGVRHKVALDDPIAALHEMIRDIDYENWIRQQTASDKAAEFRISNVWFLVEALKNTLEKDEEGDMTIEDAIGKLVLRDMLERQQEEEENAEGVQMMTLHASKGLEFPYVFIMGMEEEILPHRSSIEADTIEEERRLAYVGITRARQTLAFTFAAKRKQYGEIIDCTPSRFLDELPPDDLAWEGLDDAPVEVKAARGNNALADIRAMLKR